From Mycobacterium colombiense CECT 3035:
GGGTTCGCGGACCAAGCCGGTGGTGGTGATCCGCCCGGCGACGCTGTGACCGCCCCGGCCGAACGGTTGGTTGGGCTACGTTGCACACTGAATGCCTAGACCGTTCGGAAGGGGACAATGATGTCCGGCAAGATGTCCAGCAAGGTTTATGTCGTCGGCGTCGGAATGACGAAATTCGAGAAGCCTGGCCGCCGAGAGGGCTGGGACTATCCGGACATGGCCCGGGAATCGGGAACCAACGCGCTGACGGACGCCGGCATCGACTACCGCGAGGTCCAGCAGGGCTACGTGGGCTACTGCTCGGGCGACTCCACGTCGGGCCAGCGCGCGCTCTACGAGCTCGGCATGACCGGCATTCCGATCGTCAACGTCAACAACAACTGCTCCACCGGCTCGACGGCGCTGTTCCTGGCCGCCCAGGCCATCCGTGGCGGGATCGTCGACTGCGCGATCGCGCTCGGCTTCGAGAAGATGCAGCCCGGCTCGCTGGGCGGCGGCGCGCAGGACCGCGAATCGCCGATGGGCAAGCACGTCAAGGCGATGGCCGCGATCGACGAGTTCGCGATGCCCGTCGCGCCGTGGATGTTCGGCGCCGCCGGACGCGAGCACATGAAGCAATACGGCAGCACCGCCGAACATTTCGCCAAGATCGGCTACAAGAACCACAAGCACTCGGTCAACAACCCGTTCGCCCAGTTCCAGGAGTCCTACACGCTCGACGACATCCTGGCGGCGCGGATGATCTCCGACCCGCTGACCAAGCTGCAGTGCTCGCCCACCTCGGACGGCTCGGGTGCGGCGATCCTGGCCTCGGAAAGCTTCGTCGACAGCCACGGGCTGGCCGGCCAGGCGGTGGAGATCGTCGGGCAGGCCATGACCACCGACTTCGCGTCGACGTTCGACGGCAGCGCGAAGAACCTCATCGGCTATGACATGAATGTCCAGGCCGCGCAACAGGTTTACGACCAGTCCGGGCTGGGGCCGCAGGACTTCCAGGTGATCGAGCTGCACGACTGCTTCTCGGCCAACGAACTGCTGCTCTACGAGGCCCTCGGACTGTGCGGTCCGGGCGAGGCGCCCAAGCTGATCGACAACAACGACACCACCTACGGCGGCCGCTGGGTGGTCAACCCGTCCGGCGGCCTGATCTCCAAGGGGCACCCGCTGGGCGCGACCGGCCTGGCGCAGTGCGCCGAACTGACCTGGCAGCTGCGCGGGACCGCCGACAAGCGTCAGGTCGACAACGTCAGCGCCGCACTGCAGCACAACATCGGACTGGGCGGCGCAGCCGTCGTCACCGCCTACCAGCGCGCCGAGCGTTAGGCCGCCATGATCGAGTGGTCCGACACCGACCTGATGGTCCGGGATGCCGTGCGGCAGTTCGTCGACAAGGAGATTCGCCCGCACGTCGACGAACTCGAAACCGGCGCGATGTCGCCGTATCCGATCGCGCGCAAGCTGTTCAGCCAGTTCGGCCTCGATGCCATGGCCGCCGAGTCGGTCAAGAAGATGCTGGACCGCGAGCGGGCCAAGCTCGACGGCGCGCCCGCTCCCCAGGAACGTGACGAAAAGTCCGACGACTCAGGTGGTTTCGGTGGCGGCGCGCAGGGATCGATGATCGCGGTGCTGGTGTCCGAAATCGCCCGGGTCAGCATCGGGTTGCTCAGCACCGCGTCGGTGAGCCTGGGCCTGGGCGCGGCGACCATCATGAGCCGCGGCACGCTGGCCCAGAAGGAGCGCTGGCTGCCCGAGCTGATGACGCTGGAAAAGATTGCGGCATGGGCGATTACCGAGCCGGATTCGGGCTCGGACGCGTTCGGCGGCATGAAGACCTACGTCAAGCGCGACGGCCAGGACTACATCCTCAACGGCCAGAAGACGTTCATCACCAACGGGCCCTGCGCCGACGTCCTGGTGGTGTACGCGAAACTCGACGAGGGCGACGCGAGCCCGGACAAGCAGGACAAGCGCAACCGCCCGGTGCTGGTCTTCGTGCTCGACGCGGGCATGCCGGGCCTCACCCAGGGCAAGCCCTTCAAGAAGATGGGCATGATGTCCTCGCCGACCGGCGAGCTGTTCTTCGACAACGTGCGGCTGGGACCGGACCGGCTGCTCGGCGAGAGCGAACAGCACGCCGACGGTGACGGCCGCGACAGCGCCCGGGCCAACTTCGCCGCCGAGCGGATCGGGATCGCGATGATGGCCTTGGGCATCATCGACGAATGCCACCGGCTGTGCGTGGATTACGCCAAGAGCCGGACGTTGTGGGGCAAGAACATCGGGCAATTCCAGCTGATCCAGCTCAAGCTGGCCAAGATGGAGATCGCCCGAATGAACGTGCAGAACATGGTCTTTCACACCATCGAGCGCCAGCAGGCCGGCAAGCCGCTGACGCTGGCCGAGGCGTCGGCGATCAAGCTGTACTCGTCGGAGGCGGCCACCGATGTGGCGATGGAGGCCGTGCAGCTGTTCGGCGGCAACGGATACATGGCCGAATACCGGGTGGAGCAGCTGGCCCGCGACGCCAAGTCGCTGATGATCTACGCGGGCAGCAACGAGGTTCAGGTCACCCACATCGCCAAGGGCCTGCTGGCCGACTGAGCTAGACCTTGCGCGCCCCGCCGGGTCAGGCCGTCACCCAGATCGCCCGGGCCGCCGGGCTGCCCAGGTCGACCGTCGTCTCGGCGCCGTCGCCGGAGTCGATCGAGACCGAGATCATGCCGGCGAATTCGCGGCGGGTCAGGACCCGCAGCCGGGAGTCGAGGTTGATGCCGACGTCGGTGAAGTAGCGCAGCATCTCGGGGTCGGCGTCGGAGATGCGGGCCACCGTCCCGGTGTCCCCGTCGTCGCACGCCCAGAGCTGGCGGGCCGGCGGGGTGGGCACCTGCCCGTCCGAGGCCGGGATCGGGTCACCGTGCGGGTCGCGCTGCGGGAACCCCAGCTTGGCGTCGATGCGCGCCACCAGCCGATCGGACACCGCGTGCTCGAGCACCTCGGCCTCGTCGTGCACCTCGTCCCAGGCGTAGCCGAGTTCGTTGACCAGGAAGGTCTCCAGCAGCCGGTGCCGGCGCACCATCGCCAGCGCCGCGCGCCGGCCCGCCTCGGTCAGCGTCACCGCGCCGTACTTCTCGTGGTCGACGAGGCCCTGCTCGGCGAGCTTGCGGATGGACTCCGAGGCCGTGCTGGCCGACACCCCGATCTTCTCGGCCAGCATCTTGGTGCTGACCTTCTGCGGCGCGTCTTTGGGGGACCACTCCTGGGCATTCCAGATGACCTTGAGGTAGTCCTGGCCGACCGCGGTGATGCCGCCGTGCTCTTCGTCAGCCCTCACACCGAGAAAGTTTAGGCAACCCACGCCTCATCCGGCGTGTTCCCCGACACCATGGCGGGTGTTTGCCCCTCTGGATCTCCCGGCGGAACACTCGGCGCCGTAGGCTTGCGGGCGTGCAGCGGTGGCGCGGCCAAGACGAGATTCCCACGGACTGGGGCAGGTGTGTGCTCACCATCGGCGTGTTCGACGGTGTGCATCGCGGCCACGCCGAGCTGATCGCCCACGCGGTCAAGGCGGCGCGGGCCCGCAACGTGCCGACGGTGCTGATGACGTTCGACCCGCATCCGATGGAAGTGGTCTACCCGGGCAGTCACCCGGCGCAGCTGACGACGCTGACCCGGCGCGCCGAGCTGGTCGAGGAGCTGGGCATCGACGTCTTCCTGGTGATGCCGTTCACCACCGACTTCATGAAGCTCACCCCGGAGCGCTACGTGCACGAGCTGCTGGTGGAGAACCTGCACGTCGTCGAGGTTGTGGTGGGAGAGAACTTCACCTTCGGCAAGAAGGCGGCCGGCACCGTCGACACCCTGCGCAAGGCGGGGGAGCGGTTCGGCTTCTCCGTCGAGTCGATGTCGCTGTTGTCCGAGCATCACAGCAACGAGACCGTGACGTTCTCGTCCACCTACATCCGGTCCTGCGTGGACGCCGGCGACATGGTGGCGGCCACCGAGGCGCTGGGCCGCCCGCACCGCGTCGAAGGGGTGGTGGTCCGCGGCT
This genomic window contains:
- a CDS encoding lipid-transfer protein, which gives rise to MSSKVYVVGVGMTKFEKPGRREGWDYPDMARESGTNALTDAGIDYREVQQGYVGYCSGDSTSGQRALYELGMTGIPIVNVNNNCSTGSTALFLAAQAIRGGIVDCAIALGFEKMQPGSLGGGAQDRESPMGKHVKAMAAIDEFAMPVAPWMFGAAGREHMKQYGSTAEHFAKIGYKNHKHSVNNPFAQFQESYTLDDILAARMISDPLTKLQCSPTSDGSGAAILASESFVDSHGLAGQAVEIVGQAMTTDFASTFDGSAKNLIGYDMNVQAAQQVYDQSGLGPQDFQVIELHDCFSANELLLYEALGLCGPGEAPKLIDNNDTTYGGRWVVNPSGGLISKGHPLGATGLAQCAELTWQLRGTADKRQVDNVSAALQHNIGLGGAAVVTAYQRAER
- a CDS encoding acyl-CoA dehydrogenase family protein; this encodes MIEWSDTDLMVRDAVRQFVDKEIRPHVDELETGAMSPYPIARKLFSQFGLDAMAAESVKKMLDRERAKLDGAPAPQERDEKSDDSGGFGGGAQGSMIAVLVSEIARVSIGLLSTASVSLGLGAATIMSRGTLAQKERWLPELMTLEKIAAWAITEPDSGSDAFGGMKTYVKRDGQDYILNGQKTFITNGPCADVLVVYAKLDEGDASPDKQDKRNRPVLVFVLDAGMPGLTQGKPFKKMGMMSSPTGELFFDNVRLGPDRLLGESEQHADGDGRDSARANFAAERIGIAMMALGIIDECHRLCVDYAKSRTLWGKNIGQFQLIQLKLAKMEIARMNVQNMVFHTIERQQAGKPLTLAEASAIKLYSSEAATDVAMEAVQLFGGNGYMAEYRVEQLARDAKSLMIYAGSNEVQVTHIAKGLLAD
- the mntR gene encoding manganese-binding transcriptional regulator MntR, producing the protein MRADEEHGGITAVGQDYLKVIWNAQEWSPKDAPQKVSTKMLAEKIGVSASTASESIRKLAEQGLVDHEKYGAVTLTEAGRRAALAMVRRHRLLETFLVNELGYAWDEVHDEAEVLEHAVSDRLVARIDAKLGFPQRDPHGDPIPASDGQVPTPPARQLWACDDGDTGTVARISDADPEMLRYFTDVGINLDSRLRVLTRREFAGMISVSIDSGDGAETTVDLGSPAARAIWVTA
- a CDS encoding bifunctional riboflavin kinase/FAD synthetase, translating into MQRWRGQDEIPTDWGRCVLTIGVFDGVHRGHAELIAHAVKAARARNVPTVLMTFDPHPMEVVYPGSHPAQLTTLTRRAELVEELGIDVFLVMPFTTDFMKLTPERYVHELLVENLHVVEVVVGENFTFGKKAAGTVDTLRKAGERFGFSVESMSLLSEHHSNETVTFSSTYIRSCVDAGDMVAATEALGRPHRVEGVVVRGYGRGIELGYPTANVAPPMYSAIPADGVYAAWFTVLGHGPATGTVIPGERYQAAVSVGTNPTFSGRTRTVEAFVLDTTADLYGQHVALDFVARIRGQHKFDSIKELVAAMGKDTEKARTLLTAG